In the genome of Limanda limanda chromosome 15, fLimLim1.1, whole genome shotgun sequence, one region contains:
- the zgc:171482 gene encoding zinc finger protein, with translation MKMKSAAVVDGGLFTESYCNICNAQLISESQRTAHYESKKHANKVRLFYMLHPEDGGPPSKRLRPDNPDCAETEVDRNKCCTLCNMFFTSAIVAQSHYQGKTHAKRVRLVLGEQPTLPTGMTSPTNTDSSPSTPLPPDPAACPPPSPALPWPAAVVDGNGGREAGKYCCLCGAWFNNPLMAQQHYEGKKHRRNAARARLLEQLAGSLDATESTGLRSSYSCSVCSVVLNSIEQYHAHLQGSKHQNNLKQHQQ, from the exons atgaagatgaagtctGCGGCCGTCGTGGATGGAGGCTTGTTCACAGAGAGCTATTGTAACATCTGCAATGCCCAGCTCATCTCCGAGTCCCAGCGCACCGCTCACTATGAG agTAAGAAACACGCCAACAAGGTGCGTCTCTTCTACATGCTTCACCCTGAGGACGGAGGACCGCCGTCCAAGAGGCTGAGGCCAGATAACCCA GACTGTGCGGAAACAGAGGTGGACAGGAACAAGTGCTGTACCTTGTGCAACATGTTCTTCACCTCCGCCATCGTGGCCCAGTCACACTACCAGGGTAAAACCCACGCCAAGAGAGTGCGCCTGGTGCTGGGGGAGCAGCCCACCCTCCCCACAGGCATGACCAGCCCAACAAACACAG ATTCCTCCCCTTCCACACCACTGCCCCCGGACCCCGCCGCGTGTCCGCCTCCTTCCCCGGCCCTGCCCTGGCCCGCGGCGGTGGTCGACGGAAACGGTGGGAGAGAGGCCGGGAAGTACTGCTGCCTGTGTGGAGCCTGGTTCAACAACCCGCTGATGGCCCAGCAGCACTACGAGGGCAAGAAGCACCGCAGGAACGCCGCCAGGGCACGTCTCCTGGAGCAGCTAGCGGGAAGCCTGGATGCCACGGAGAGCACAG ggCTGCGCAGTAGTTACTCCTGCAGCGTCTGCAGTGTCGTCCTCAACTCCATCGAACAGTACCACGCACACCTCCAGGGCTCCAAGCACCAGAACAA CCTGAAGCAACACCAGCAGTAA